From a region of the Phaseolus vulgaris cultivar G19833 chromosome 6, P. vulgaris v2.0, whole genome shotgun sequence genome:
- the LOC137832556 gene encoding uncharacterized protein, with translation MASRGRGRGGRGGWGRGGGFTTFASQVPFDLFPEDVTLPEFKIGEIDANTKKLLNWSNKLQNYWKASPYLLEETTSKKRQTMHIDRFSDKKKNDFTRDSLSQVLTFNDFPPELVQGKTKRASKRKKFRWNPESEMKKMDFFEQQEKTNQGKEETEETEKKEGEDEDGDGNAEEEDDEDMSDDDYNQNIDFDDDDDDYNDVDDGDDEPIY, from the exons ATGGCGAGCAGAGGGCGAGGACGAGGAGGGCGGGGGGGATGGGGACGAGGAGGTGGGTTTACTACATTTGCTTCTCAAGTGCCATTCGATCTTTTTCCtgag GATGTTACTTTGCCTGAGTTTAAAATAGGTGAGATAGATGCTAATACCAAAAAGTTGCTTAATTGGAGTAACAAGCTACAAAATTACTGGAAAGCCTCTCCTTATCTTTTGGAGGAGACAACCTCAAAGA AGCGGCAAACGATGCACATAGATAGATTTTCTGACAAGAAGAAGAACGATTTTACCCGTGACTCTCTGTCACAAGTGTTAACGTTCAATGATTTTCCTCCGGAGTTGGTTCAAG GTAAAACCAAGCGGGCGTCAAAACGAAAAAAGTTTCGATGGAACCCAGAGTCAG AGATGAAGAAAATGGATTTCTTTGAACAACAAGAGAAAACAAACCAG GGAAAAGAGGAAACCGAAGAAACCGaaaagaaagaaggagaagatgaAGATGGAGATGGAAATGCAGAAGAGGAGGATGACGAAGATATGAGTGATGATGATTATAATCAG AATATAGATTTTGACGATGACGATGATGATTACAATGATGTAGATGACGGGGACG ATGAACCAATCTATTAA